A region from the Leptospira venezuelensis genome encodes:
- the ilvB gene encoding biosynthetic-type acetolactate synthase large subunit: protein METITEKNKAWLREDKVPQNGAELIVAYLKRRRIHNVYGIPGGANLPLYDALHNSGIRHILARHEQGGGFMAQGEARVTKMPAVCLASSGPGVTNLITAVADAKSDSIPLVAITGQVPLSLVGTDAFQEIDTYGLSLPITKKTYLVRSVSELIRVLPEAFQIAEGPRPGPVWIDVPKDIQASPISLSMSQIESIWSSQEVTNSHKIFISEADKLRFFSLLENSKKPVLYLGGGVKGSGAEELILQLAEAQNIPVVCTLMGLDSFSQTHELSLGMLGMHGAPYTNRLLFESDLLLAFGVRFDDRATGKLDTFCPNAKVIHVDIDYKEIGKLRKPDFGFCSDLKYFLQNMGEFPIRKRKEWREQILSYKELYPLNSVNTSKGFSPQDIILSVANFLGPKARITTDVGQHQMWVAQYYPFQKSGTFLTSGGLGTMGFGLPAAIGASLGDPNSKIVCFSGDGSILMNIQELDTLSELQSDLKIIIFDNRNLGLVRQQQNLFYGSRYNGSSYPSSSKFSKIANAFGISSLDLGEEEKKLENLETFLKEKGPGLIVVPIDQDLQVLPMVPPGKSNLEMLLG from the coding sequence ATGGAAACGATTACTGAAAAAAACAAGGCCTGGCTTAGAGAAGATAAGGTTCCGCAAAATGGAGCCGAACTGATCGTTGCTTATTTAAAAAGAAGAAGGATCCATAATGTTTATGGTATCCCGGGTGGCGCCAATTTGCCGTTATACGATGCGCTTCATAATAGCGGAATACGTCATATACTTGCAAGACACGAGCAAGGTGGTGGGTTTATGGCTCAGGGAGAAGCCAGAGTTACCAAAATGCCTGCCGTATGTCTAGCCTCCTCTGGGCCAGGAGTTACTAATCTGATCACCGCAGTCGCGGACGCAAAATCGGATTCTATACCGTTAGTCGCAATTACAGGCCAAGTGCCCTTATCTCTCGTTGGAACAGATGCTTTCCAAGAAATAGATACTTATGGATTATCTTTACCTATTACTAAAAAGACTTATTTGGTTCGTTCCGTATCTGAGCTTATCCGTGTTTTACCGGAAGCATTTCAAATAGCAGAAGGACCGCGACCTGGACCTGTTTGGATAGATGTTCCCAAAGATATACAGGCTTCGCCAATATCACTTTCTATGTCCCAGATAGAATCAATTTGGAGTTCTCAGGAAGTAACAAATTCACATAAGATTTTTATCTCAGAAGCAGATAAGCTTAGATTTTTCTCTTTATTAGAAAATTCTAAAAAACCCGTTTTGTATCTAGGCGGGGGAGTAAAAGGTTCAGGTGCAGAAGAACTAATTTTACAATTGGCGGAAGCTCAGAATATTCCAGTTGTTTGTACTTTGATGGGATTGGATTCCTTTTCCCAAACTCACGAGTTGTCTTTGGGAATGCTTGGAATGCACGGCGCACCTTATACGAATCGATTATTATTTGAATCTGATCTTCTTTTAGCTTTCGGGGTTCGTTTTGATGATAGGGCCACTGGAAAATTAGACACATTTTGTCCAAATGCAAAAGTGATCCATGTAGACATAGATTATAAGGAAATTGGAAAATTAAGAAAACCTGATTTCGGGTTTTGCTCCGATCTAAAATATTTTTTGCAGAATATGGGAGAATTCCCCATTCGTAAAAGAAAAGAATGGAGAGAACAGATCCTTTCTTATAAAGAATTGTATCCTTTAAATTCTGTTAATACTTCTAAAGGTTTTTCTCCTCAGGATATTATTTTGTCCGTTGCAAACTTTTTAGGACCGAAAGCAAGGATCACTACAGATGTTGGTCAACACCAGATGTGGGTTGCTCAATATTATCCTTTTCAGAAAAGCGGAACCTTTTTGACTTCCGGTGGATTGGGCACTATGGGCTTCGGTTTACCTGCTGCAATTGGAGCTTCACTTGGGGACCCTAATTCTAAGATCGTTTGTTTTTCCGGAGATGGGTCTATATTGATGAATATCCAGGAATTGGACACTTTAAGTGAGCTACAATCAGATTTGAAAATTATAATATTCGATAATAGGAATCTAGGGCTGGTTCGTCAGCAGCAGAATTTATTCTACGGAAGTAGGTATAATGGAAGCTCCTATCCTTCTTCTTCTAAGTTTTCTAAGATAGCAAATGCTTTCGGGATTTCCAGTTTAGATCTGGGAGAAGAGGAAAAAAAATTAGAAAACCTAGAAACTTTCTTAAAAGAGAAGGGGCCTGGACTGATCGTTGTTCCGATTGATCAAGATCTTCAAGTTCTTCCGATGGTTCCTCCCGGAAAAAGTAATTTGGAGATGCTCTTAGGTTGA
- the tpx gene encoding thiol peroxidase, whose amino-acid sequence MASVTLKGNPVQLEGKLLEVGAKAPDFHGTAKDLSTKSLKDYNGKVKILVSVPSLDTSVCAMETKKFHERATKLDGIVTVVVSGDLPFAMNRFCTMEGLDSPNLVTLSQFRDFSFSKAYGTHIADGGLQGLSARAVFVLDKNDTVQYVELVPEIASEPNYEAAIGAAKKLV is encoded by the coding sequence ATGGCAAGCGTCACTCTTAAAGGTAACCCAGTTCAACTCGAAGGAAAATTATTAGAAGTAGGTGCAAAGGCCCCCGACTTTCACGGAACGGCAAAAGACTTAAGCACCAAGTCTCTCAAAGATTATAATGGAAAAGTGAAAATCTTGGTCTCGGTTCCAAGTTTAGATACATCTGTGTGTGCAATGGAGACGAAAAAATTTCATGAAAGAGCAACAAAGTTAGATGGAATCGTAACAGTTGTTGTTTCAGGAGATCTTCCTTTTGCAATGAATCGTTTTTGCACTATGGAAGGATTGGATTCTCCAAATCTAGTTACACTTTCTCAATTCAGGGATTTTTCTTTTTCTAAAGCGTATGGAACACATATTGCTGATGGAGGTTTACAAGGGCTTTCTGCAAGAGCAGTTTTCGTTTTGGATAAAAATGATACTGTACAATATGTAGAATTAGTTCCTGAAATCGCAAGTGAACCGAATTATGAAGCTGCGATCGGAGCTGCTAAAAAATTAGTTTAA
- a CDS encoding sterol desaturase family protein, with translation MLAEIFIIAGICLVIERIIPGWKLPKVKTWPIRVIAVNCIQLAVVVLAGFTWEKWFYGNSIFHISKFLNPAIGGIFAYFIATFIFYWWHRWRHTYDFLWRGFHQIHHSPQRLEVITSFYKHPGEMIINSIIGSILIYVILGLNYEAGAVYTFCTAIGEFFYHTNIKTPRWIGYFFQRPEMHRIHHQYDRHKNNYGDIVWWDMLFGTYENPKTFDYTCGFDPEKEERLLDMLLYQDVHKG, from the coding sequence ATGTTGGCTGAAATATTTATTATAGCTGGGATATGCCTAGTAATCGAACGTATCATCCCTGGTTGGAAATTACCAAAAGTAAAAACTTGGCCGATCCGAGTAATCGCAGTGAATTGTATCCAATTAGCTGTAGTTGTATTAGCAGGTTTTACTTGGGAAAAATGGTTTTATGGAAATTCAATATTCCATATTTCAAAATTTTTGAATCCTGCAATCGGCGGAATATTCGCTTACTTTATCGCAACTTTCATTTTTTATTGGTGGCATCGATGGCGACATACATATGATTTTCTTTGGAGGGGTTTTCACCAAATCCATCATAGCCCGCAAAGACTCGAAGTAATTACCTCCTTCTATAAACATCCTGGAGAAATGATTATCAATTCAATCATAGGAAGTATATTAATTTATGTGATTCTAGGATTAAACTACGAAGCAGGAGCAGTTTATACTTTCTGCACCGCTATCGGAGAATTCTTTTATCATACAAATATCAAAACCCCACGATGGATTGGATATTTTTTTCAAAGGCCGGAGATGCACAGAATACATCATCAATATGACAGACATAAAAATAATTATGGAGATATAGTATGGTGGGATATGCTTTTTGGAACCTACGAAAATCCTAAAACCTTCGACTATACTTGCGGCTTCGACCCAGAAAAGGAAGAAAGATTGCTGGACATGCTTTTATATCAAGACGTTCATAAAGGGTAG
- a CDS encoding SGNH/GDSL hydrolase family protein, giving the protein MQKLKGHWKRLLINVRPALLLLLTFPLINCDKDPSSDPEKLISYLSKPSLAMYGDSIVASWPVDDQLSGFNVVKFAFPGIDTNKILSSVQNDKNRYNACLYEGGINDFLGNYSPTQAQVDATINRQIQSIQILLTRCEHVTALNLWNIKFPWPTLAVAMITAEMKEKIDFVPRIDTELLIQDDMLTDGNHPNKNGYYILSKAVREKLQPFFPILYLSE; this is encoded by the coding sequence ATGCAGAAGCTGAAAGGCCATTGGAAAAGGTTACTTATAAACGTAAGACCGGCCTTGCTTCTGCTTTTAACATTTCCGCTTATCAATTGCGATAAAGATCCTTCTTCCGATCCTGAAAAACTAATTTCTTATCTTTCTAAACCTTCTTTAGCGATGTACGGAGACAGCATAGTAGCGTCTTGGCCTGTCGATGACCAACTTTCCGGTTTCAACGTAGTCAAGTTTGCTTTTCCTGGGATAGATACGAATAAAATCCTGTCATCTGTCCAAAATGATAAAAATCGTTATAATGCATGTTTATATGAAGGAGGGATCAACGATTTTTTAGGAAATTATTCACCCACCCAAGCTCAGGTAGACGCGACAATAAACAGGCAAATCCAAAGTATACAGATCCTTTTAACAAGGTGTGAACATGTAACTGCATTAAATCTTTGGAATATTAAATTCCCGTGGCCCACTCTTGCCGTTGCAATGATCACTGCGGAAATGAAAGAAAAGATCGATTTTGTTCCAAGAATAGACACGGAACTATTGATCCAAGACGACATGTTGACGGATGGGAATCATCCCAACAAAAATGGTTACTATATTCTCTCCAAAGCAGTTAGAGAAAAACTACAACCGTTCTTCCCGATATTATATCTGAGCGAATAA